The following proteins are encoded in a genomic region of Periophthalmus magnuspinnatus isolate fPerMag1 chromosome 23, fPerMag1.2.pri, whole genome shotgun sequence:
- the ppp1r26 gene encoding protein phosphatase 1 regulatory subunit 26 has protein sequence MYLMNAPPVAVTRPEWRTCGTPGGYSLPLCLNDSDSDLSTRGTPISDKVQMIIESLRSTQSSVEMGDEKEREVLSGQDGHPQVCKAVGSFAGANSKAQSPIVNQLINPTICNDSHDSDSDDSVDRGIEEAILEYLKEKDGPKGKGETCSEDFQTSKIPRSPSPIPGISRLNSESCSFFTSSKDLPKNLMAEKLISPTTYPIKKYIKHKASITEGSFAKQERNKPPSRSDLPIGQTNQPSKYLSDLIKLRANPEEDSDSSSDDGIEEAIQKFQMEKNLQNKTETQNVHTLSDDSDSTSDDGIEEAIRHYQLEQLKKKSILKPLFNKAKKPVSKCTTKGLHGPNTGTTKKNKLKKKRSKMKKEVLSANMPSNTLLDGTKENVHAFKFEDLKGQSIHPKTNTTAELMCAEAILDISKTVMPGAFEQTPGLGNTSSVDACVQSSLPNIKLEDESDNSSIDSEDGIEQEIRRFLEQKAQMQKQTLGSAAAPTPSDENEGETVKTNSAKKPGRLSLTKKRKQKAEKLNFCTMSALSNVKGIMSLADSNDESTPPASPTSKLQRKAQSGDKSSSLDSDEDLDLAIKDLLKTKKKLKKKTRDLKRKPEKCVKKEMQGPLSKKSKPDLPKQSILRQSEKANYELSYSTLPKDNTSEKACNTSQECIVRSESESYKVTDLTFSPLTKPMKDEDSSVDSDDSIELEIRKFLAEKAKVATSEQSKNQTVSTNGISPVCAETKTEDVKQENQRAEIPSKNILLPEQSTENRPLTENTLPKEKVLLLSPQHLALWHTPAGAQSLSPSSPTCSQSLLEPADGAGAAPNAPRTQKMSSGNIQGASSLKEGQPVLNPNLTASQSASIKWRQSLGLPITDTKIRTPFQVSSSKTSETSLTRPYQSVRNFKVENPVWSSTKTITASFPRNNDTGFHTHALSFLSSARQLPGPFTQALAAGRSSQFSIEEETKSMVHISKDKSVYVELETNRTNHVQVRSRDRSEGKECQDLLTANSRERKSAKMEEEEVPVCPNIKEENFIDEADYDLGKKSNQEKKQGLSTLSLSRAIDPGFTFKPCVALTTEERSERFSRRCMDNRYRKGMISWRSGNLQQSVQHVKRKLQFVPVLRKNDATNLQI, from the exons atgtaCTTAATGAACGCACCTCCTGTTGCAGTGACGCGCCCAGAGTGGAGAACATGTGGCACACCAGGAGGCTATAGCCTTCCACTTTGCCTCAATGACTCGGACAGTGACTTGTCCACCAGAGGCACACCTATCTCAGACAAAGTCCAAATGATCATTGAGAGCCTACGGAGCACTCAGTCCTCAGTTGAGATGGGAgatgaaaaagaaagagaagtgCTATCAGGACAAGACGGACATCCTCAAGTCTGTAAGGCAGTGGGGTCTTTTGCTGGAGCcaactccaaagctcaaagcCCCATTGTTAACCAACTAATCAATCCTACAATCTGTAATGATAGCCATGATTCAGACAGTGATGATTCTGTGGACAGAGGAATTGAAGAGGCTATACTTGAATATCTGAAAGAAAAGGATGGGCCCAAAGGAAAGGGTGAAACATGctcagaggattttcagactTCAAAGATTCCCAGAAGTCCTTCTCCTATTCCTGGCATATCTCGTCTTAATTCTGAAAGCTGTTCATTTTTTACTTCAAGCAAAGATTTACCAAAAAATCTAATGGCAGAAAAGCTGATTTCGCCTACCACTTAtccaattaaaaaatacatcaaacaCAAGGCTTCAATTACTGAAGGCTCATTCGCAAAGCAAGAACGCAACAAACCCCCGAGCAGGTCAGACTTACCCATAGGTCAGACTAACCAGCCATCTAAATATTTAAGTGATCTTATAAAGTTGAGAGCAAATCCAGAAGAGGATTCTGATTCCAGCAGTGATGATGGGATTGAAGAGGCTATTCAGAAGTTTCAAATGGAGAAgaatctgcaaaacaaaacagagactCAAAACGTGCATACATTAAGTGATGACTCTGATTCAACTAGTGATGATGGCATTGAAGAGGCTATACGCCACTATCAGCTTGAGCAACTGAAGAAGAAAAGCATCCTAAAACCTTTGTTCAACAAAGCTAAAAAACCTGTCAGCAAATGCACAACAAAAGGACTCCATGGACCTAACACAGGaaccacaaagaaaaacaagctGAAAAAGAAAAGGAGTAAAATGAAGAAGGAAGTGTTATCTGCTAACATGCCAAGCAATACACTTTTGGATGGCactaaagaaaatgtacacgcCTTTAAATTTGAAGATTTAAAGGGTCAATCCATTCATCCGAAGACTAATACAACAGCAGAGCTTATGTGTGCTGAGGCAATTCTAGACATTTCTAAAACTGTCATGCCTGGAGCCTTTGAGCAGACTCCTGGTCTCGGCAACACTTCTTCAGTTGACGCATGCGTACAGTCTTCACTTCCAAACATTAAACTGGAGGATGAAAGTGATAACAGTTCCATTGACAGCGAAGATGGCATTGAGCAAGAAATAAGGAGATTTCTTGAGCAAAAAGCACAAATGCAGAAACAGACACTAGGCTCTGCTGCAGCTCCTACACCTAGTGATGAAAATGAAGGcgaaactgtaaaaacaaatagtGCAAAGAAACCTGGAAGGCTTTCTTTAACAAAGAAAAGGAAACAAAAGGCTGAAAAACTTAACTTTTGCACTATGTCAGCTTTGAGTAATGTCAAAGGAATAATGTCTTTAGCAGACAGCAATGACGAATCTACACCTCCAGCAAGTCCAACATCGAAACTACAAAGGAAAGCACAAAGTGGGGACAAAAGCAGCTCACTTGATAGTGATGAGGACCTTGACCTGGCTATAAAAGATCTTCTCAagacaaaaaagaaattaaagaaaaagacaagagaCTTGAAGCGTAAGCCagagaaatgtgttaaaaaggAAATGCAAGGACCTCTGTCCAAAAAGTCAAAACCTGATCTTCCCAAACAAAGTATTCTGAGACAGTCAGAAAAGGCAAATTATGAACTGAGTTATTCTAcattgcccaaggacaacaCTTCTGAAAAAGCATGCAACACTAGTCAAGAATGTATTGTGAGATCAGAAAGTGAATCTTATAAAGTAACTGATTTGACCTTCTCACCACTGACTAAACCTATGAAAGATGAAGACAGTTCTGTGGACAGTGACGACAGCATTGAGTTGGAGATTAGGAAGTTTCTCGCAGAAAAGGCAAAGGTTGCAACTTCAGAACAGAGTAAAAACCAGACTGTGTCGACAAATGGCATTTCACCAGTTTGTGCTGAAACTAAAACTGAGGATGTTAAACAGGAAAATCAGCGGGCTGAAATTCCAAGTAAAAACATTCTTCTACCAGAACAGTCTACTGAAAACAGGCCTCTTACCGAAAACACACTGCCTAAAGAAAAAGTGCTACTTTTGTCTCCCCAGCATTTAGCCCTATGGCACACTCCTGCAGGTGCACagtccctctccccctccagcCCAACCTGCAGCCAGAGTTTGTTAGAGCCTGCTGATGGTGCTGGAGCTGCTCCAAATGCACCAAGAACTCAAAAAATGAGTAGTGGAAACATCCAGGGAGCTAGTTCATTAAAAGAAGGACAACCTGTTTTAAATCCTAATCTCACGGCTTCTCAGTCTGCATCCATAAAATGGCGTCAAAGCCTTGGATTACCTATTACTGATACAAAAATACGAACTCCATTCCAGGTTTCTTCATCCAAAACGAGTGAGACTTCTTTGACAAGACCATATCAAAGTGTTCGGAACTTCAAAGTTGAAAATCCAGTTTGGTCCTCTACAAAGACGATCACTGCATCTTTCCCCCGCAATAACGACACAGGGTTTCACACCCATGCTTTGAGCTTTTTATCATCTGCCAGACAGCTTCCAGGGCCCTTTACACAAGCACTCGCTGCTGGTCGCAGTTCACAATTCTCTATTGAGGAAGAGACTAAGAGCATGGTGCATATATCCAAGGACAAAAGTGTATATGTAGAACTTGAAACAAATAGAACCAACCATGTCCAAGTCCGAAGCAGGGACAGAAGTGAGGGCAAGGAATGTCAAGATTTGCTAACTGCTAATagtagagaaagaaagagtgcaaagatggaggaggaagaagtACCAGTATGTCCAAATATTAAAGAGGAAAACTTTATAGATGAGGCAGATTATGATTTAGGAAAAAAGAGCAATCAAGAGAAGAAACAGGGCCTTTCCACATT GTCTTTATCAAGGGCCATTGACCCTGGCTTCACATTCAAACCCTGTGTAGCTCTTACAACTGAAGAGCGAAGTGAGAGATTCAGCAGGAGGTGCATGGATAACAGATACAGGAAG GGAATGATTTCTTGGAGAAGTGGGAATTTACAGCAGTCAGTTCAGCATGTTAAGAGAAAGCTTCAGTTTGTTCCTGTTCTGAG GAAAAATGATGcaacaaatctgcaaatatAA